The proteins below are encoded in one region of Streptomyces ficellus:
- a CDS encoding 3-keto-5-aminohexanoate cleavage protein, whose amino-acid sequence MIQVCLNGARGTGDCAAVPVSPGAMAESAARAVAAGAAEVHVHPKSPCGDDTLSPRVVAAVLGAIREAVDVPVGVTTGAWAEPDPRRRVERVRSWTALPDHASVNWHEPGAEEVAAALLERGVGVEAGVWSGTDGARRFLASPLAPRVSRVLAEVTDRDPVTAPVTARALLAELAGAPGVPVLLHGEDGGAWPVLRLAVRLGLDTRVGLEDTLVLPDGRPAGSNAELVAAAVEVVRDASRA is encoded by the coding sequence ATGATCCAGGTCTGCCTGAACGGAGCTCGTGGGACGGGGGATTGCGCGGCCGTGCCCGTGTCGCCCGGTGCGATGGCCGAGTCGGCCGCCCGGGCGGTCGCGGCGGGCGCCGCCGAGGTGCACGTGCACCCGAAGTCGCCGTGCGGGGACGACACGCTGTCCCCGCGCGTGGTGGCCGCCGTGCTCGGGGCGATACGGGAGGCGGTGGACGTCCCCGTCGGGGTGACCACCGGCGCGTGGGCCGAGCCGGATCCGCGGCGACGGGTGGAGCGCGTGCGCTCCTGGACGGCGCTGCCGGACCACGCCTCGGTCAACTGGCACGAGCCGGGTGCCGAGGAGGTCGCCGCCGCGCTGCTGGAGCGCGGCGTGGGCGTGGAGGCGGGCGTCTGGTCGGGGACGGACGGGGCGCGGCGGTTCCTCGCGTCGCCGCTGGCGCCGAGAGTGTCGCGCGTGCTGGCCGAGGTGACGGACCGTGACCCGGTCACGGCACCGGTGACGGCGCGCGCCCTGCTGGCGGAGCTGGCGGGCGCCCCCGGCGTCCCGGTGCTCCTGCACGGCGAGGACGGTGGCGCGTGGCCGGTACTGCGGCTGGCGGTACGGCTGGGGCTGGACACCCGCGTGGGGCTGGAGGACACGCTGGTCCTCCCGGACGGCCGGCCCGCGGGATCGAACGCGGAGCTGGTCGCGGCGGCGGTGGAGGTGGTGCGTGACGCTAGCAGGGCGTAA
- a CDS encoding RNA ligase (ATP): MSTLRVTAELLTVHDHPNADALELAQVGLYRAVVAKGAYRTGDAAVYIPEQAVLPQALVEELGLTGRLAGKASDRVKAVRLRGELSQGLVCRPRALADVDLVRAAAEGTDFAEALGITKWVPPVPTTMNGDVESAPDLLPWVDIENLQRYPDIFEPGEPVVLTEKLHGTACLTTYVADGGRVLVSSKGFGSKGLALTEDPRNLYWRAVRTYDVPGAAARLAAALGATRVGVFGEVYGAGVQDLGYGANGRSTELGYAVFDVSAEVDGRVRWLDPAALVEAGLLDGALPLVPRLYEGPYDPAKVLELATGRETVSGRELHLREGVVVRPAVERYSPVVGGRAIAKAISPAYLTRKGGTEYE; encoded by the coding sequence ATGTCGACGCTGCGCGTCACCGCCGAACTGCTGACCGTCCACGACCATCCGAACGCCGACGCCCTGGAGCTGGCCCAGGTCGGCCTGTACCGCGCGGTCGTCGCCAAGGGCGCCTATCGCACCGGTGACGCGGCCGTGTACATCCCGGAGCAGGCGGTGCTGCCGCAGGCGCTCGTCGAGGAGCTGGGGCTGACCGGGCGGCTGGCCGGGAAGGCGTCGGACCGGGTGAAGGCCGTCCGGCTCCGCGGCGAGCTGTCGCAGGGCCTGGTGTGCCGGCCACGCGCGCTGGCGGACGTGGACCTCGTTCGGGCCGCCGCCGAGGGGACGGACTTCGCGGAGGCGCTGGGCATCACCAAGTGGGTGCCGCCGGTGCCCACGACGATGAACGGTGACGTGGAGTCGGCGCCCGACCTGCTGCCGTGGGTGGACATCGAGAACCTCCAGCGGTACCCGGACATCTTCGAGCCCGGCGAGCCGGTCGTGCTGACGGAGAAGCTCCACGGCACGGCCTGCCTGACGACGTACGTCGCCGACGGCGGGCGGGTGCTGGTCTCCTCCAAGGGCTTCGGCTCCAAGGGCCTCGCCCTGACGGAGGATCCGCGCAACCTGTACTGGCGGGCGGTCCGCACGTACGACGTGCCGGGGGCCGCGGCGCGCCTGGCCGCCGCGCTGGGCGCCACCCGGGTCGGCGTGTTCGGCGAGGTGTACGGCGCGGGCGTGCAGGACCTGGGGTACGGCGCCAACGGGCGGAGCACGGAGCTGGGTTACGCGGTCTTCGACGTCTCGGCCGAGGTCGACGGCCGGGTCCGCTGGCTGGACCCGGCCGCGCTGGTGGAGGCCGGGCTGCTGGACGGCGCGCTGCCGCTGGTGCCGCGGCTGTACGAGGGGCCGTACGACCCGGCGAAGGTGCTGGAGCTGGCAACCGGACGGGAGACCGTCTCCGGGCGGGAGCTGCACCTGAGGGAGGGCGTGGTCGTCCGGCCGGCCGTGGAGCGGTACAGCCCGGTGGTGGGCGGGCGGGCGATAGCGAAGGCGATCAGCCCGGCCTACCTGACCCGCAAGGGCGGTACGGAATACGAGTGA
- a CDS encoding exo-beta-N-acetylmuramidase NamZ family protein, with protein sequence MGVSRRGLLVAGGAVGVAAAAGPAAAHGAGRRVRTGFDRLAADGYAALAGERVGVVTNPTGVTSEVRHVVDVMHADDRVDLAAVFGPEHGFRGTAQAGGSEGRYDDPATGLPVYDTYLKSGKALADVFTASGVDTVVFDIQDVGARFYTYIWTLYDCMVAAELAGKRFVVLDRPNPVTGRAALGPVLDRAFATFVGREPVSQAHGMTVAELARLFNGEFLARPVELATVRMSGWRRSDFFDGTGLPWVPPSPNMPTPDTALVYAGTCLFEGTNLSEGRGTTRPFELLGAEGVDRRWAEAANALDLPGVRFREAYFAPVFSKFQGKTVGGVQLHVDDREAFDPVRTGIGLLVTAKRSWSGFAWRADNWIDKLTGSAKVRTLIDAGADTDEVVGAWQADLAAFRAVRRRYLVYG encoded by the coding sequence ATGGGCGTGTCCAGACGGGGACTGCTGGTGGCGGGTGGCGCGGTGGGGGTGGCGGCGGCCGCGGGGCCGGCCGCCGCGCACGGCGCCGGCCGGCGGGTGCGGACCGGATTCGACCGGCTCGCCGCCGACGGGTACGCGGCGCTGGCCGGGGAGCGGGTGGGCGTGGTGACCAACCCGACCGGGGTCACCTCGGAGGTGCGCCACGTCGTCGACGTCATGCACGCCGACGACCGGGTGGACCTGGCGGCGGTGTTCGGCCCGGAGCACGGTTTCCGGGGCACGGCGCAGGCGGGCGGCTCGGAGGGGCGGTACGACGATCCGGCGACGGGGCTGCCGGTGTACGACACGTACCTCAAGAGCGGGAAGGCGCTGGCGGACGTGTTCACCGCCTCGGGGGTCGACACGGTCGTGTTCGACATCCAGGACGTGGGCGCGCGGTTCTACACGTACATCTGGACGCTGTACGACTGCATGGTGGCGGCGGAGCTCGCCGGGAAGCGTTTCGTGGTGCTGGACCGGCCGAACCCGGTGACCGGGCGGGCGGCCCTCGGGCCGGTGCTGGACCGGGCGTTCGCGACCTTCGTCGGGCGCGAGCCGGTCAGCCAGGCCCACGGGATGACGGTGGCGGAGCTGGCGCGGCTGTTCAACGGCGAGTTCCTGGCGCGGCCGGTGGAGCTGGCGACGGTACGGATGTCCGGGTGGCGGCGGTCGGACTTCTTCGACGGCACGGGGCTGCCGTGGGTGCCGCCGAGCCCCAACATGCCGACGCCCGACACGGCGCTGGTGTACGCGGGGACGTGCCTGTTCGAGGGGACGAACCTGTCGGAGGGGCGGGGTACGACGCGGCCGTTCGAGCTGCTGGGCGCGGAGGGCGTGGACCGGCGGTGGGCGGAGGCGGCGAACGCGCTGGACCTGCCGGGTGTCCGCTTCCGGGAGGCGTACTTCGCACCGGTGTTCTCCAAGTTCCAGGGCAAGACGGTCGGCGGGGTGCAGCTGCACGTGGACGACCGGGAGGCGTTCGACCCGGTGCGCACCGGGATCGGTCTGCTGGTCACGGCGAAGCGGAGCTGGAGCGGTTTCGCCTGGCGGGCGGACAACTGGATCGACAAGCTGACCGGTTCGGCGAAGGTCCGGACGCTGATCGACGCGGGCGCGGACACGGACGAGGTCGTGGGCGCCTGGCAGGCGGACCTGGCGGCGTTCCGGGCGGTGCGGCGGCGGTACCTGGTGTACGGCTGA
- a CDS encoding SDR family oxidoreductase codes for MSTTVQGQGVVVTGAGGGIGAALARRFAAEGARVVVNDIDPDRTKAIADETGATAVPGDASAVVEEARDALGGTVDVYCANAGLASPGDAFADEGVWAAAWDVNVMAHVRAARALLPDWLERGSGRFVSTVSAAGLLTMVGAAPYSVSKHGAYAFAEWLSLTYRHRGLKVHAICPQGVRTDMLTAAGSAGELVLAPTAIEPEDVADALFEGIEADRFLILPHPEVAGYYRARAGDPERWLDNMSHIQQKWEGTGQ; via the coding sequence ATGAGTACGACGGTCCAGGGCCAGGGCGTGGTCGTCACCGGCGCGGGCGGCGGCATCGGAGCCGCCCTCGCCCGCAGGTTCGCCGCGGAAGGGGCCCGCGTCGTCGTCAACGACATCGACCCCGACCGGACCAAGGCCATCGCCGACGAGACCGGTGCCACCGCCGTCCCCGGCGACGCCTCCGCCGTCGTCGAGGAGGCCCGCGACGCGCTCGGCGGCACCGTCGACGTCTACTGCGCCAACGCGGGCCTCGCCTCACCCGGCGACGCCTTCGCCGACGAGGGCGTCTGGGCCGCCGCCTGGGACGTCAACGTCATGGCCCACGTCCGCGCCGCCCGCGCCCTCCTGCCCGACTGGCTGGAGCGCGGCTCCGGGCGCTTCGTGTCCACCGTGTCCGCCGCCGGACTGCTCACCATGGTCGGCGCCGCGCCCTACAGCGTGTCCAAGCACGGCGCCTACGCCTTCGCCGAGTGGCTCTCCCTCACCTACCGCCACCGCGGCCTCAAGGTCCACGCCATCTGCCCCCAGGGCGTGCGCACCGACATGCTCACCGCCGCCGGATCGGCCGGTGAACTCGTCCTCGCCCCCACCGCCATCGAACCCGAGGACGTCGCCGACGCGCTCTTCGAGGGCATCGAGGCCGACCGCTTCCTGATCCTGCCCCACCCCGAGGTCGCCGGCTACTACCGGGCCCGCGCGGGCGACCCCGAACGCTGGCTGGACAATATGAGCCACATCCAGCAGAAGTGGGAGGGCACCGGGCAGTGA